The following is a genomic window from Chitinophaga caseinilytica.
CCAACATCGAGCCCGGGGGGAATTACACCCTGCGCATCACGTCTATCGGCTTCGACCCCGTGACACAGGCCCTTTCCCTCAAAGCCGGCGATAATACGCTGGCCGCCATCACCCTGCAACCTTCCAGCTCCAGCATGAACGAAGTAGTAGTGGTGGGCTATGGTACGCAAAAGAAAATCGACGTAACCGGCGCGGTAGACCAGATCAGCGGCGCCAAACTCGCCGAACGCCCTATCGCCAACGTTTTCCAGGGTTTGCAGGGCGCCTCACCGGGCCTCAACATCACCTATAGCGGCGGCCGCCCCGGCGCACTGCCCAATCTCAACATCCGCGGGATGGGCACCATCAGCTCCAGCGGCAGCGCACCCTCATCCTCATCGACGGGATCGCGTCTACCAACGATGACCTGCTGCGCCTCACCCCGGCCGACATCGAGTCCATCACCACCCTCCGCGACGGTAGCTCCGCCGCCATCTATGGCGCCCGCGCGGCGTTCGGCGTGTTGCTCATCAATACCAAAAAAGGAAAAGAAGGCAAACAGACGATCTCCTACAACAACTATTTCGCCAAATCGCGCCGCACCCTCACGCCAGACCCCATCACCGACCCGTTCATCTTCATGAAAGTGATGCAGCTGTCGGCCGACAATACGCCCTGGCACTACGCCACCTTCGCTTCCTGGCAATACGACTGGGGGAAACAGCGTTCGGAAGACCCCTCCGTTCCCGCAGTCAAAACCGATCCCAACGATCCCTCCAAATGGGCGTACATGGGGAACACCGACTGGAACGATTACTTCTTCGCGAAAGCGAACTTCTCACAATATCATAACCTGTCGATCAGTGGCTCCTCTTCCGGCAAAACCCCTGTCAACTACCTGCTTTCCGCAGATTATACCAAGGAAAACGGTCTGAACAAACTCGCGAAAGACGACTGGAACCGTTATGGCATGCGCGCCAACATCGGCATCAAACCGCTGAGTTGGCTGTCTGTAGAGAATAATTTCAACATCTACCAGCTCGTGCAGGACCAGCCAACGTACAACATCCTCGACGTGTATTACACACAACCCATCAACGTAGATAAGAACCCCGACGGCACCTGGGCCAACACCACCGCAGGCGTACTGGCGGCGCAACTGAAAGACGGCGGGCGGAACAACCAGACGCGCTTCGGGTTCCAGAACCTCGTGCGCGGCATCGCCACCGCCCTCAACGGCGACCTCACCATCACGGGCTCGGCGAGCATCAAGCGGGAACTGTGGAAATACCATACCGAAAGGCTGCCCGTACGGATCGGCTACGGCCCCGGCGACGTGCGCGAGATCAACAGCCCGGGTTCCGTGACGGAAACCAACGGTACCGTAAATCAGAATATCTACGACCTTTTCGCCAACTACCATAAAAAGCTGGGCGAGCACGAATTCAACGTCACCCTGGGATACAACCAGGAATACTACCAATGGGCGCCGGTATCGGCCAGCCGCGGCAGCCTCATTTCCGCTTCCCTGCCGCATATCAGCCTGGCTACGGGAGATATGACCGTAGACAATAATGGCTATTACGACTACGCGATCCGGAGTTATTTCGGCCGTGTGGATTATACGTTCAGAGGGAAATATATCCTGAAATATACGCAGCGTGCGGATGGTTCTTCGCGCTTCCCGCCGAGCGACCGCTGGTCGTCGTACCCTTCCTTTTCCGGCGCATGGATCGTGAGCCGCGAGAATTTCTGGAAAGCGATGGAGCCGGTATTGCCCACTTTCAAGCTGAGAGCGGCATACAGTACGCTCGGCAACCAATCCGTCGACTACTATGGTTACATCCAGACCCTTCGGACTACGCAGAGCGGCTATCTCGTCAACGGCAATTTTCCGCTGGTGATAGCAGGTGCGCCCCGGTTGAACGTGGACCCCACGAATTATACCTGGGAAAACGTTTCCGGCCCCAACTTCGGTGCTGACCTGGGTTTCCTGAAAAACCGCCTCACCGTCAACTTCGACTATTACATCCGAAACACCAAAGGCATGCTGGCGCCGGAAACCGTGCTGCCTGGCGTACTTGGTACTTCCGCGCCGCAGCAGAACGCGGCCGATATGCAGACGAAAGGCTGGGAGCTGGCAATGGGATATGAAAACACCGTCAACCTCGGCAGAAAGCCCTTTAATTTCGCCGTGCGTGGCCGTGTGTGGGACAGCCGCAGTACCATCACGAAGTATAAAAATCCCCAGGGCTTCTTCTCCGGTTACCGCGAAGGACAGGAGATCGGCGAGATCTGGGGCCTCACCAGCGACGGACTGTTCAAAGACCAGGGCGAGATCGACAAGCTGGACCAATCCGCCATCATCCCCTGGAATTCCCTGAAAATCGTACCGGGATGGCCGAAATATCTCGACCGCGACGGCAACGGGAAGATCGAGACCGGCAACAGCAAAACCGACCCGAAAGACCTCAGCGTGATCGGGAATACCAGTCCCCGTTACCAGTACGGTTTCAACATCGATCTCGGATGGAACAACATCGATTTCTCCGTGTTCTTCCAGGGCATCGGCAAGATGGACTACTATCCGCAGAACTACCTGTTCTGGGGCCCGTACCAGCAGCCTTACGCCAATATCTATTCCTGGAACCTGGATTTCTACCGCGGTGCCGCGGCAACCGACGCTGAGCGCGCTACTTACCCCAAAGCCTACATCGACGCCGGGCTGGCAGACGCCAATCTGAACCCGCGCTATCCTGCGTTGCAGGCCTGGCTGGCAGACCAGCGCACCGGCCAGGGGCTCGCCATTCCGCAGACCAATTACCTGCAGAGCGCCGCGTACCTCCGCCT
Proteins encoded in this region:
- a CDS encoding SusC/RagA family TonB-linked outer membrane protein yields the protein MRLTPADIESITTLRDGSSAAIYGARAAFGVLLINTKKGKEGKQTISYNNYFAKSRRTLTPDPITDPFIFMKVMQLSADNTPWHYATFASWQYDWGKQRSEDPSVPAVKTDPNDPSKWAYMGNTDWNDYFFAKANFSQYHNLSISGSSSGKTPVNYLLSADYTKENGLNKLAKDDWNRYGMRANIGIKPLSWLSVENNFNIYQLVQDQPTYNILDVYYTQPINVDKNPDGTWANTTAGVLAAQLKDGGRNNQTRFGFQNLVRGIATALNGDLTITGSASIKRELWKYHTERLPVRIGYGPGDVREINSPGSVTETNGTVNQNIYDLFANYHKKLGEHEFNVTLGYNQEYYQWAPVSASRGSLISASLPHISLATGDMTVDNNGYYDYAIRSYFGRVDYTFRGKYILKYTQRADGSSRFPPSDRWSSYPSFSGAWIVSRENFWKAMEPVLPTFKLRAAYSTLGNQSVDYYGYIQTLRTTQSGYLVNGNFPLVIAGAPRLNVDPTNYTWENVSGPNFGADLGFLKNRLTVNFDYYIRNTKGMLAPETVLPGVLGTSAPQQNAADMQTKGWELAMGYENTVNLGRKPFNFAVRGRVWDSRSTITKYKNPQGFFSGYREGQEIGEIWGLTSDGLFKDQGEIDKLDQSAIIPWNSLKIVPGWPKYLDRDGNGKIETGNSKTDPKDLSVIGNTSPRYQYGFNIDLGWNNIDFSVFFQGIGKMDYYPQNYLFWGPYQQPYANIYSWNLDFYRGAAATDAERATYPKAYIDAGLADANLNPRYPALQAWLADQRTGQGLAIPQTNYLQSAAYLRLKNLTIGYSLPQSLIGRTGLTRARIFFTGENLYEFSSIKQYIDPEAITSGNGWNYPFQRKYSMGINVTL